From the Chryseobacterium fluminis genome, the window CAGGAAACATCGTGAATACCAAGACTTTAACAGGAATTGCCAATGCAACTAATCTTGAAATCTACGGTGACAGATACTACTTCACAGCAGGAAAAAATGTGTACGCTATGAGCATGAATGCGACAGCCGCTCCTACAACACCACTTTTTACAGTACCTGACAGTGTGGACCAGTATTCTGCGTTATATGGATTTAATGTAATCAACGGAAGAATTTTCACTTCTGATGCCAATGGATTTACTCAGGACAGTAAAATCAGCGTATATTCACTAACCGGATCTCTACTTACCTCATTTACAGCCGGAAAAGGAGCAAACGGATTCTACATCAACTAAAAATAACACCTACCTGGTATTAAAATATTTTATTTTTCATCCTGTGTGTTTGGTCGGGCGGTTTCTTTGAAACCGCCCGACTTTATTTTCTTATCAAAGTTTTTAACAATGATGTTGTTTAAACTTATTCAGGAAGATAGAGCTCCGAGAAAATTAGCAATTTTGGATTGCAATGTAAAAGACTAACAATCTGGAACTCATAGCAAAGATAAAATAGAAAAATGGATTTTACCATCTAAGCAGAGGGAAAAGAGGATTTTCTACTAAGTTGACTTGGTAAAAATAATTCAGATCATTATAAACGGCTGAAAACTGGCTGCCAGTGGCAGAAACTTTCGTTAGAGGTCTATTTCAGGAAAAAAAATAATGCAGAATTAGTGTGCTTCAGAAGAAAATCAAAAGATTTTTAACAAGACTTCAGTGTACTTCTTCTGCGCAAAGTATATTACTTAAATTAACTTATGTGTTTAGAAATCTGGGATTTTCTTTGTGGTTTGCTACAGGCAACCACACGAAGGGATTCGTGCGGTAGCAGTGTGGTAGCGGTGTGTTGTACTTACTGTCTCACACTTAAGTACACTTTAGAAAGTTTTAAAAAAAACCGAAAAATTAAGTTCACATCAGGTGAAAATCAAAGATTTTCAAAAAACTTCAGTGTACTTCTTTTGCGTAAAGTATATTACTTTAATTAATTTAAGTGTTTAAAATCTTTCAGATCTACTTTGTGATAATAGAAAAGTTTAAACAGCTTTAATGTCAATTCGAAGGTTACCATGAACCACCAAATTGGAAATCTGAAATAAGCGGATAAAAGAGTAAAATTATCAACCAATGACTGATCTTTTATCGCTTTTTGAACTTCAAAGTATACCGCAAAAAACGGAATAACCCATCCAAAAAGTGAAAACGCAATCAGATACAGTATCCAATTACGTTTTTTAATGATATTATATTTCCAAATGACGATATTCAAGATGACAATAATCGACAAAATGATACAGTCAAATAGCCCGAAAATTATTTAAGCGGGTGTTAATCCTAATTTTTCAGCCTCAGCAATCACAAAATTGCGGGCCTCTTCACTGTCGTTTCCAATCTCGCCTTCAAGAATCGCTTCTTTTACTTTTTCCTTTAAAATTCCGATTTCACGACCTGGTTTGAGATTAAACATCTCCATGATTTCTTCTCCGGAAATGGGCGGCTGGAAGTTTCTTACCTGATCTTTTTCTTCCACCTCCTTTATTTTTACCGCAACATATTCAAAATTCTTTTTAAACTTCTCCTGTTTCCTGGAATTTTTGGTCGTAATATCCGCTTTACAAAGGGTAAATAGATCTTCCAGATTTTCTCCTGCGTCAAACAACAATCTTCTCAACGCAGCGTCAGACGCATCATCGGTAATTAAAGCTATAGGCCGGGATGAAAGCTTTACCATTTTCTGGACATACTTCATATCCGGTCCCAATGGTAATTTCAGTCTCTGAAATAATGTTTTCACCATTTTCGAACCTAGAAACTCATGTCCGTGGAAGGTCCATCCTGTTCCTTCTACAAATTTTTTGGTCGGTGCTTTTCCGATATCGTGAAGCAGTGCAGACCAGCGAAGCCACAGATTATCTGTATTTTCGGAGATATTATCAACCACTTCCAGCGTATGATAAAAGTTATCTTTATGGGTTTGTCCTTCTACTTCTTCTACCCCTTTCAGATCAATCAGTTCCGGAATAATTAATTTCATTAAACCCGTCTGTTCCATCAGCCGTAGGCCTACGGAAGGTTTGGCAGAAAGCATGATTTTGTTAAATTCCACCATCACTCTTTCCATAGAAACAATTTTGATTCGCTCTGCTTCCTGTTGTATGGCTTCCAGTGATTTTTCTTCTACTGTAAAATTTAATGTTGATGCAAAACGAACCGCCCTCATCATTCTCAACGGATCATCAGAATAGGTTTGAGCAGGCTCCAAAGGGGTTCTTAAGACCGCATTCTCAAGGTCTCCAATTCCGTTAAACGGATCGATTAATTCTCCGAAATTACCTTTATTTAAGGAGATTGCCATTGCATTCACCGTAAAATCCCTCCTTTTCTGATCATCTTCGATAGTTCCGCCTTCAACTTCAGGCTTCCGGCTGTTTTCGGTATAACTCTCCTTCCTTGCCCCTACGAATTCAAGCTCCAGATCCTTATATTTGATCATTGCTGTGCCGTAGGTTTTGAACACCGAAACTTTCATTTTCGGATCAATTTCATGCCCTACCTGTTGAGCCAGTTCAATCCCACTCTGTTCGGTCACAAAATCAATATCCGCAGAAGCTTTTCTTTTCATTAATAAATCCCGGACAAAGCCCCCGACAATATAAACAGACTGCTTATTTTTGTCTGCAACTTCAGAAATGAGTTTGAAAAGTTTTAGATTTTTATTTTGATTTAAGTTGATGAACATTTTTTAAATAGATGTTAGATATTAAATGCTAGATATCAGATTTAAAACTACCTGTTTTAACTGTTTACCAATATCTAATGTAAAACCACTAAGAAATCGGGTTTTAAGTATACAAACTGAATTCCCGACTTCTTAATGGCTCCTTATTTTGCAAAGATAATTAAAATCTTTTCTTTTATTCGCGAAGTACTTTGATTCTGTTATCACTCCAGATTTTTATCACTGATGATCCTGAGTACTTGGAAACTATTTCGCGGTCTTCTTCCACCGCATAATCCACAAGATCAATAATCTCCGGTGAAATATCAGAAAATTTCAACGGACTTTTATCTCCACTGAAGTTGGCGGAAGTGGAAACTAAGGGTTTATTAAGTTTTGTAATTAATTTTTTACAGAAATCAGTTTTCACCAAACGGATTCCTATACTTCCATCTTCGGCTAGTAATTCCTTCGGCAGTCCTTTTGGATTTTCATACACAATCGTGACCGGCTTCTCGCTTAAATCAATAATTTCCCAGGCCATTTCCGGAACATCCACCAAATCCTGCAGCCTTTTTTCAGACTCTACCAGAATGATCATGGATTTGTTCTTTTCACGCTTTTTAATCTCAAAAATTTTATTGATCGCCTCTGTATTGGTAGCGTCACAACCGATTCCCCAGATGGTGTCTGTGGGATACAAAATAGTGCCTCCGGATTTTAGTATGTTAATTATATTTTCCATTATATTTATGTCATTGCGAGGAGCGAAGCGACGAAGCAATCTCAAAAAGGATTCATAATCTCCTCAATATCTTCTGCTAAATCTTCCCATTCCCCATTGAATGAGTTTATCAAATTTAATTTTTTCAGTCGGGAACCCGCCTTAATTTGCTTTTCTCTAAAAATGGCATCTCCTATTTCCTGAAAAGATTCCCAATAAACCAGTTTATTTAAGTTATATTTAGAAGTAAAACTCAGTTCATGAAATTTCTCTTTATGCTCCTTAACTCTTTTTGGCAGATTTGATGTCACACCTGTATAGAGGACAGTATTATTTTTATTGGTCATGATATAAACAAAACCGGGCTTCATCTGTGTAAATTTAAATATTAATAATTCTAAAGATTGCTTCGTCGCTTCGCCCCTCGCAATGACTATAAAATTATAAAAATTTACAGCTTCACCAAATACCTCTCCTCAATAATATTCAAATGATGGATATTATGCCCGACAATCAGTTTTCCGATGGTTTCGACAGAAATCCGGTTACCATTGGCAGTTCCGGTATTATTGACAATAGTCGGATCAAGGGTATCCAGCAGAATCTGAGACGATTTTCTGATTAACCGGTATTCCTCCAGCAATGACTGCAAACTTCGGGTATTGGCAAAAGAATTTTTGGCGTATGATTCTTCATCAAAGCCAGGCAGTTCATTTTGGTCACCTCTGGCAAATGCTAAAATGCGGTACTGAAAAACCCTCTCGGTATCTGACAGATGTAAAAGCAGCTCTTTCAGGGTCCATTTTCCTTCATCATAAGCAAAATGCGACTGTTCGTCCGAAAGTTCTGAGTAAACAGCTACCGTTTTTTCACCTGAACGTCTTAATTCTTCCAGCCAGTTTACCGACGGAATATAATCTAAATATCTCTGAATATATTTTTGAAAATCAGTCATTACTTTTAAAGAATTTACAATACAGCAGTCTATCAGTTAAACCACTTAAAACATTATTACACTGTTCCATTGCTACATCGTTACATTGTTACATTGTTACATTGCTATATCGTTACATTGTTACATTGCTACATTGTTATATTGCTACATCACCCATTCGTCCATTCGTAGAAATTCACTTCATCGTACATTTCAAATCCACAGGATGGATATAACCTGTTTCCGATATCATTGGATCTTCCTGTTTCGAGGAGAATACCGCAAGCATCGGTAGATCGCGCCAGTTCTTTGGCCTCTTCAATCAGTTTTTTGGAAAAGCCTTTTCCGCGGTGATCTTCATTCACATACAGATCGTTCAGCAGCCAGTAACGCTTCATTCTGGTAGATGAAAACAACGGATATAACTGAACAAAACCCACTAATTTCCCATCATTTTCAGCGATAAAAATCTCGGAATCCTTATTTTCGATTCTGTCCGTTAAAAACTGTTCTGCAGCGGAAATATCCGAGTCTTTATGATAAAATATCCGGTATTGATCAAACAATTCAGCCAATTGAGGGATATCCTGAAGGGTTGCTTTTCTTATATTTTTCATAATTGTT encodes:
- a CDS encoding CCA tRNA nucleotidyltransferase encodes the protein MFINLNQNKNLKLFKLISEVADKNKQSVYIVGGFVRDLLMKRKASADIDFVTEQSGIELAQQVGHEIDPKMKVSVFKTYGTAMIKYKDLELEFVGARKESYTENSRKPEVEGGTIEDDQKRRDFTVNAMAISLNKGNFGELIDPFNGIGDLENAVLRTPLEPAQTYSDDPLRMMRAVRFASTLNFTVEEKSLEAIQQEAERIKIVSMERVMVEFNKIMLSAKPSVGLRLMEQTGLMKLIIPELIDLKGVEEVEGQTHKDNFYHTLEVVDNISENTDNLWLRWSALLHDIGKAPTKKFVEGTGWTFHGHEFLGSKMVKTLFQRLKLPLGPDMKYVQKMVKLSSRPIALITDDASDAALRRLLFDAGENLEDLFTLCKADITTKNSRKQEKFKKNFEYVAVKIKEVEEKDQVRNFQPPISGEEIMEMFNLKPGREIGILKEKVKEAILEGEIGNDSEEARNFVIAEAEKLGLTPA
- a CDS encoding L-threonylcarbamoyladenylate synthase → MENIINILKSGGTILYPTDTIWGIGCDATNTEAINKIFEIKKREKNKSMIILVESEKRLQDLVDVPEMAWEIIDLSEKPVTIVYENPKGLPKELLAEDGSIGIRLVKTDFCKKLITKLNKPLVSTSANFSGDKSPLKFSDISPEIIDLVDYAVEEDREIVSKYSGSSVIKIWSDNRIKVLRE
- a CDS encoding GIY-YIG nuclease family protein; translated protein: MKPGFVYIMTNKNNTVLYTGVTSNLPKRVKEHKEKFHELSFTSKYNLNKLVYWESFQEIGDAIFREKQIKAGSRLKKLNLINSFNGEWEDLAEDIEEIMNPF
- a CDS encoding DinB family protein yields the protein MTDFQKYIQRYLDYIPSVNWLEELRRSGEKTVAVYSELSDEQSHFAYDEGKWTLKELLLHLSDTERVFQYRILAFARGDQNELPGFDEESYAKNSFANTRSLQSLLEEYRLIRKSSQILLDTLDPTIVNNTGTANGNRISVETIGKLIVGHNIHHLNIIEERYLVKL
- a CDS encoding GNAT family N-acetyltransferase, whose protein sequence is MKNIRKATLQDIPQLAELFDQYRIFYHKDSDISAAEQFLTDRIENKDSEIFIAENDGKLVGFVQLYPLFSSTRMKRYWLLNDLYVNEDHRGKGFSKKLIEEAKELARSTDACGILLETGRSNDIGNRLYPSCGFEMYDEVNFYEWTNG